A section of the Citrobacter farmeri genome encodes:
- a CDS encoding 3-oxoacid CoA-transferase subunit A codes for MIDKSVPSLEEAIAGIPDGATIMIGGFGTAGQPTTLIDALIAQGARDLTIINNNAGNGEVGLAALLKARRVRKMVCSFPRQVDSQIFDALYRRGEVELELVPQGNLAARIQAAGAGLGAIYTPTGYGTPLAEGKETRHIEGKDYVLEYPIKADFALIKAHQADRWGNLVYRKAARNFGPIMATAAKTTVVEVNQIVPLGELDPEHVITPGIFVQRVFSLENLTHAARRA; via the coding sequence ATGATTGATAAAAGTGTGCCTTCGCTGGAGGAGGCCATCGCCGGGATCCCGGATGGTGCCACCATCATGATTGGTGGCTTTGGTACCGCCGGACAACCCACCACGTTGATCGATGCGCTGATTGCGCAGGGGGCTCGCGACCTTACCATCATCAATAACAATGCGGGCAATGGTGAGGTCGGTCTGGCGGCGCTGTTGAAGGCCAGACGCGTGCGCAAAATGGTTTGCTCCTTTCCGCGTCAGGTGGACTCACAGATTTTTGACGCCCTGTATCGCCGTGGCGAGGTTGAGCTGGAACTGGTGCCGCAGGGCAATCTGGCGGCACGGATTCAGGCCGCCGGGGCTGGACTGGGGGCTATTTATACCCCCACGGGCTATGGCACTCCGCTGGCGGAAGGGAAAGAAACCCGCCATATCGAAGGCAAAGACTATGTGCTCGAATACCCGATCAAAGCCGATTTTGCTCTGATTAAGGCACACCAGGCCGATCGCTGGGGGAATCTGGTGTACCGCAAAGCGGCACGAAACTTTGGCCCGATCATGGCGACTGCCGCGAAAACCACCGTGGTAGAGGTGAATCAGATAGTGCCTCTCGGTGAACTTGACCCTGAGCACGTCATCACGCCGGGTATTTTTGTCCAGCGCGTGTTTTCTCTGGAAAACCTCACCCACGCAGCGCGGCGCGCGTAA
- a CDS encoding 3-oxoacid CoA-transferase subunit B: MKKLSRDEMARRVAQDIPEGAYVNLGIGLPTRIANYLPPEKEIFLHSENGLLGMGPKPAEGEEDPELINAGKEFVTLLQGGCYFHHGDSFAMMRGGHLDICVLGAYQVSASGDLANWSTGAPDAIPAVGGAMDLAIGARQVFVMMDHLTRDGECKLVEHCTYPLTGMGCVSRIYTDLAVIDITDTGPVVREIFNGLSFEELQRLTPVTLSREPLAQSA, encoded by the coding sequence ATGAAGAAATTATCTCGTGACGAAATGGCCAGACGCGTGGCACAGGATATCCCGGAAGGGGCATACGTCAATCTGGGGATCGGCTTGCCGACCCGCATCGCCAACTACCTGCCACCGGAAAAAGAGATTTTCCTGCACAGCGAAAATGGTCTGCTCGGGATGGGACCGAAACCCGCAGAAGGGGAAGAAGACCCCGAACTGATTAACGCCGGGAAAGAGTTTGTCACGCTGCTACAGGGGGGGTGCTATTTCCACCACGGCGACTCTTTCGCCATGATGCGCGGCGGGCACCTGGATATCTGTGTGTTGGGGGCGTATCAGGTTTCCGCATCCGGGGATCTCGCCAACTGGAGTACCGGGGCGCCGGATGCGATCCCGGCCGTGGGGGGCGCGATGGATCTGGCGATCGGTGCGCGCCAGGTGTTTGTGATGATGGACCACCTGACCCGCGACGGTGAGTGCAAACTGGTTGAGCACTGCACCTATCCACTGACGGGCATGGGCTGTGTCAGCCGTATTTATACCGATCTGGCGGTGATCGATATTACCGACACGGGCCCGGTAGTCCGGGAAATTTTCAACGGCCTCTCTTTTGAAGAATTGCAACGTTTGACGCCGGTAACGCTGAGCCGTGAACCGCTGGCGCAAAGCGCATAA
- the pcaF gene encoding 3-oxoadipyl-CoA thiolase, protein MNQAFICDAVRTPFGRFGGALASVRADDLAAIPLKALLERHPGLDPALIDDVIYGCANQAGEDNRNVARMALLLAGLPESVPGSTVNRLCGSSLDAIGIAARAIKSGETQLMIAGGVESMSRAPFVMGKAENAFSRNMKIEDTTIGWRFINAQMKTRYGVDSMPETAENVAQEFGISRADQDAFALRSQLRTAAAQEQGLFAQELIPVTVSQKKGDPLIFREDEHPRATSLEALARLKGVVRADGTVSAGNASGVNDGACALLIASEQAMAQQGLQPLARIVGVATAGVAPRIMGFGPAPAVRKVLAQTGLTLSQMDVIELNEAFAAQALAVMRDLGLADDAAQVNPNGGAIALGHPLGASGGRLAMTAAYQLQRTGGRYALCTMCIGVGQGIALILERV, encoded by the coding sequence ATGAATCAGGCATTTATCTGCGATGCAGTGCGGACACCTTTTGGGCGTTTCGGCGGAGCGCTGGCGAGCGTCAGGGCTGACGATCTGGCTGCTATTCCGCTTAAAGCGCTGCTTGAACGCCATCCAGGCCTCGATCCGGCGCTGATCGATGACGTGATTTACGGCTGCGCAAATCAGGCGGGGGAAGATAACCGCAACGTCGCGCGGATGGCGCTGCTGCTGGCCGGGTTGCCGGAAAGCGTTCCGGGCAGTACGGTAAACCGTTTGTGCGGTTCCAGTCTCGATGCTATTGGCATCGCCGCGAGAGCGATTAAAAGTGGCGAAACGCAGCTGATGATCGCGGGCGGAGTGGAGAGCATGTCGCGTGCGCCATTTGTGATGGGTAAAGCAGAAAACGCCTTCAGTCGTAACATGAAAATCGAAGACACCACGATTGGCTGGCGCTTTATCAACGCGCAAATGAAAACACGCTATGGTGTCGATTCTATGCCGGAAACGGCGGAAAACGTGGCGCAGGAGTTTGGCATATCGCGCGCCGATCAGGATGCCTTTGCCCTGCGCAGCCAGTTACGCACTGCTGCCGCTCAGGAGCAGGGACTGTTTGCGCAAGAATTGATTCCTGTGACAGTGTCACAGAAAAAAGGCGATCCGCTGATCTTTCGCGAGGATGAGCATCCGCGAGCAACGTCGCTGGAGGCGCTCGCCAGGCTGAAAGGGGTGGTTCGCGCTGACGGTACGGTATCGGCGGGCAACGCGTCTGGCGTCAACGACGGTGCCTGTGCGTTGCTCATCGCCAGTGAACAAGCGATGGCGCAGCAGGGGTTACAACCGCTGGCGCGCATTGTTGGTGTGGCAACCGCTGGTGTCGCCCCGCGAATTATGGGCTTTGGCCCGGCACCGGCGGTCCGCAAGGTGCTGGCGCAAACAGGCTTAACGCTCAGCCAGATGGATGTTATCGAACTTAACGAAGCGTTTGCCGCGCAGGCGCTGGCGGTGATGCGTGATCTGGGTCTGGCCGATGATGCTGCGCAGGTGAACCCTAACGGCGGCGCGATTGCGCTTGGCCACCCATTAGGGGCATCGGGCGGTCGTCTGGCGATGACCGCCGCATACCAGCTACAGCGCACCGGCGGTCGCTATGCGCTCTGTACGATGTGCATAGGCGTTGGCCAGGGGATCGCATTAATCCTTGAACGTGTGTAA
- a CDS encoding 3-carboxy-cis,cis-muconate cycloisomerase: MTLLTPLMRGTALTAQFSDIQLLQGMLDFEAALARAQAACGVIPATAVGPIVQACRAELFDRHALAEAARAAGNLAIPLIKHVTARVKNADPDAARYVHWGATSQDVIDTGFVLQLRAALNHTQRALGQLTDTFARQALRYQHTVMPGRTWMQQALPVTWGAKLASTLDALLRWQERLQQLLPRVQVLQFGGAAGTLASLGQDALPVSARLAQELALTLPDTPWHTQRDRLLEVGAWYAGVGGTLGKFAQDFALLMQTEVAEVSEPVAAGRGGSSAMPHKRNPVSCAAILTSTQRTPGLMATLFSCQLQQHERALGGWQAEWEVLPEIVMLVGHALEETQLLAMNMQVFPQKMRNNLDITHGLMMAEAVTLALAAFIGKQDAHHLIEGLCHRAIENDCSLHAVLVDDPQVMAHLNESQLAALLDPNTATGSAAQFVQRVLARYEERQHGTELPD; this comes from the coding sequence ATGACCTTGCTAACCCCGTTGATGCGCGGCACCGCGCTCACGGCACAATTTTCAGACATACAGCTTCTTCAGGGGATGCTTGATTTCGAGGCCGCGCTGGCCCGCGCGCAGGCCGCCTGTGGCGTAATCCCGGCAACGGCCGTCGGGCCTATCGTCCAGGCCTGTCGCGCGGAGTTGTTTGACAGGCACGCGCTGGCGGAAGCGGCGCGGGCAGCCGGCAATCTGGCTATTCCGCTGATAAAACACGTAACCGCACGGGTAAAGAACGCGGATCCCGATGCGGCACGTTATGTTCACTGGGGCGCAACCAGTCAGGACGTGATTGATACGGGTTTCGTGCTGCAACTGCGTGCCGCGCTGAATCACACGCAACGCGCACTGGGTCAATTGACAGACACTTTTGCCCGCCAGGCATTGCGCTACCAGCACACCGTCATGCCCGGACGCACCTGGATGCAGCAGGCGCTGCCGGTGACCTGGGGGGCAAAACTGGCGAGCACGCTTGATGCGCTGCTGCGCTGGCAGGAACGCCTGCAACAGCTGCTGCCGCGCGTCCAGGTTCTGCAGTTTGGCGGTGCGGCGGGAACGCTGGCGTCACTTGGGCAGGATGCTCTACCGGTGTCCGCGCGGCTTGCTCAGGAACTGGCGCTGACGCTACCGGATACCCCCTGGCATACTCAGCGCGATCGGTTACTGGAAGTCGGGGCATGGTACGCCGGCGTCGGCGGTACGCTCGGTAAGTTTGCTCAGGACTTCGCGCTGCTGATGCAAACCGAAGTGGCGGAGGTCAGCGAACCTGTCGCCGCCGGTCGGGGCGGATCGTCGGCGATGCCGCATAAGCGAAATCCGGTGAGTTGTGCTGCGATCCTGACCTCCACGCAGCGAACGCCAGGGCTGATGGCCACACTGTTTAGTTGTCAACTGCAGCAGCATGAACGCGCGCTCGGCGGCTGGCAGGCCGAGTGGGAGGTCCTGCCGGAGATCGTTATGCTGGTTGGACATGCACTGGAGGAAACGCAACTGCTCGCCATGAATATGCAGGTCTTCCCGCAAAAAATGCGTAACAACCTGGACATCACCCACGGCCTGATGATGGCGGAAGCGGTCACTCTGGCGCTGGCGGCATTTATCGGCAAACAGGACGCGCATCATTTGATTGAAGGTCTGTGCCATCGCGCGATAGAAAACGATTGCTCCCTGCATGCGGTACTTGTCGATGACCCGCAGGTGATGGCGCATCTTAATGAATCTCAGCTGGCGGCATTACTGGACCCCAACACGGCGAC